A genome region from Nocardiopsis exhalans includes the following:
- a CDS encoding histidine phosphatase family protein has protein sequence MPDAHADGVLDFLARIPAAERSPELGQRALELLTGPAQGSQERREVVITHAYLVGWLVTAALDSPPWRWVSVGAANAGLTIIRYTPRSPSSLLTLNDLDHLPPGLRWTGLPPHLRP, from the coding sequence ATCCCCGACGCCCACGCCGACGGGGTCCTGGACTTCCTGGCCCGGATCCCGGCCGCCGAACGCTCCCCGGAACTGGGCCAACGGGCACTGGAACTCCTCACCGGCCCCGCGCAGGGCTCACAAGAACGCCGGGAAGTAGTCATCACCCACGCCTACCTGGTGGGATGGTTGGTGACCGCCGCCCTGGACTCCCCGCCCTGGCGGTGGGTGAGCGTGGGCGCGGCCAACGCAGGGCTGACGATCATCCGCTACACACCCCGGAGCCCTTCGTCGCTGCTCACCCTCAACGACCTGGACCACCTGCCGCCCGGACTGCGCTGGACGGGCTTGCCACCCCACCTGCGCCCCTGA
- a CDS encoding type 1 glutamine amidotransferase domain-containing protein: MADVLTGRRVAILAADGVEQVELVRPRQALAEAGARVDLVSLQSGRIQAMNGDIEPADRFDVDQEVSKVGADDYDALVIPGGTINPDNLRSDADAVRFVRDFVAQGKPVAAICHGPWVLVEADVVRGRTVTSYPSIRTDIRNAGGVVVEEEVVTDHGVTTSRNPDDLPAFCARIVREFAA; the protein is encoded by the coding sequence ATGGCTGACGTACTCACCGGCCGCCGGGTGGCGATTTTGGCCGCTGACGGGGTCGAGCAGGTGGAGTTGGTCCGACCACGGCAGGCGTTGGCCGAGGCCGGGGCCCGGGTAGATCTGGTCTCGCTGCAGAGCGGGCGGATCCAGGCCATGAACGGTGACATCGAACCGGCCGACCGGTTCGATGTGGACCAGGAGGTGTCCAAGGTCGGGGCCGATGACTACGACGCGCTGGTCATCCCCGGCGGCACGATCAATCCGGACAACCTGAGGTCGGACGCCGACGCGGTACGGTTCGTGCGCGACTTCGTGGCCCAGGGCAAACCGGTCGCGGCCATCTGCCACGGACCCTGGGTTCTGGTGGAGGCCGACGTGGTGCGCGGGCGCACCGTGACCTCCTACCCCAGTATCCGCACCGACATCCGCAACGCCGGGGGCGTGGTGGTGGAGGAGGAGGTGGTCACCGACCACGGTGTCACCACCAGCCGCAACCCCGATGACCTGCCCGCGTTCTGTGCGCGGATCGTGCGGGAGTTCGCCGCCTGA
- a CDS encoding methionine/alanine import family NSS transporter small subunit, producing MSTSAIVMMVVSMIVLWGGLAAAVLHLRRHPDEPESEQPPN from the coding sequence ATGTCCACCAGCGCCATCGTCATGATGGTCGTCTCGATGATCGTTCTCTGGGGCGGCCTGGCCGCAGCCGTGCTGCACCTGCGCCGCCACCCCGACGAGCCCGAGTCGGAGCAGCCCCCGAACTGA
- a CDS encoding sodium-dependent transporter translates to MGQQPREQWGTRAGFLLAAIGSAVGLGNIWRFPYIAYDNGGGAFLLPYLIALLTAGIPLLILEYSIGHRYRSSAPLAYRRISRPAEAIGWWQVAICFVIAIYYAVIVAWAVRYTWFAVGQQWGDDPDGFFFNDFLQVSDGPGMVSGFVSGVAWPLVAVWALVLTVLALGVRKGIEKANKIFIPLLVVLFVLLVIQALTLDGATAGLNALFTPDWGAMLDGGVWIAAYGQIFFSLSIGFAIMVTYASYLRRKVNLTGSAMVAGFANSSFELLAGIGVFAALGFMAATAGTAVDEVATAGIGLAFVAFPQIISTLPLGGALFGVLFFGCLVIAGLSSLISIVQVIVSAVQDRTGLGRVQTVLLVGGATALASVLLFPTPQGLYFLDTFDHFINQYGIALAGLVMVLVFGWLLRRLPLFEKHANAISSIRLDWWWKIALGGITPVLLGFMMWDSLRAELTSQYEGYPEGFLLVAGWGVAIGAIVFGIAVACVPWKRADTIARRDAERVAAQPDGEAPAQLDEPDKIAAPRTSDNDQEGKGH, encoded by the coding sequence ATGGGGCAACAGCCTCGCGAGCAGTGGGGGACGCGCGCGGGATTCCTGCTGGCCGCGATCGGATCGGCCGTAGGACTGGGCAACATCTGGCGATTCCCCTACATCGCCTACGACAACGGGGGCGGGGCTTTCCTCCTCCCCTACCTCATCGCCCTGTTGACGGCGGGCATCCCGCTGCTCATCCTCGAGTACAGCATCGGACACCGGTACCGTTCCTCGGCTCCGCTCGCCTACCGGCGCATCTCCCGCCCGGCCGAGGCCATCGGCTGGTGGCAGGTAGCGATCTGCTTCGTCATCGCCATCTACTACGCCGTCATCGTGGCCTGGGCCGTGCGCTACACCTGGTTCGCCGTCGGACAGCAGTGGGGCGATGACCCCGACGGATTCTTCTTCAACGACTTCCTCCAGGTCAGCGACGGCCCCGGGATGGTCTCCGGATTCGTCAGCGGGGTGGCCTGGCCCCTGGTAGCCGTCTGGGCCCTCGTCCTGACCGTGCTGGCCCTGGGCGTACGCAAGGGCATCGAGAAGGCCAACAAGATCTTCATCCCCCTGCTGGTGGTGCTCTTCGTCCTGCTCGTCATCCAGGCACTCACCCTGGACGGGGCCACCGCGGGCCTGAACGCCCTGTTCACCCCGGACTGGGGCGCCATGCTCGACGGCGGGGTGTGGATCGCCGCCTACGGGCAGATCTTCTTCTCCCTGTCCATCGGTTTCGCCATCATGGTCACCTACGCCTCCTACCTGCGCCGCAAGGTCAACCTGACCGGGTCGGCCATGGTCGCGGGCTTCGCCAACAGCTCTTTTGAGCTCCTGGCGGGTATCGGCGTCTTCGCGGCCCTGGGCTTCATGGCCGCCACCGCGGGAACAGCCGTTGACGAGGTCGCCACCGCCGGGATCGGACTGGCCTTCGTCGCCTTTCCACAGATCATCTCCACCCTGCCGCTGGGCGGAGCACTCTTCGGGGTGCTGTTCTTCGGCTGCCTGGTCATCGCCGGTCTCTCCTCGTTGATCAGCATCGTCCAGGTGATCGTCTCCGCGGTACAGGACCGCACCGGCCTGGGTCGCGTCCAGACCGTACTGCTGGTCGGCGGAGCCACCGCGCTCGCCTCGGTCCTGCTCTTCCCCACACCCCAGGGCCTGTACTTCCTCGACACCTTCGACCACTTCATCAACCAGTACGGCATCGCGCTGGCCGGTCTCGTGATGGTGCTCGTGTTCGGCTGGCTCCTACGCAGGCTCCCCCTGTTCGAGAAGCACGCCAACGCCATCTCCTCCATCCGCCTCGACTGGTGGTGGAAGATCGCCCTGGGCGGTATCACCCCCGTCCTGTTGGGCTTCATGATGTGGGACAGCCTGCGCGCCGAACTGACCTCCCAATACGAGGGCTACCCGGAGGGCTTCCTCCTGGTTGCCGGTTGGGGAGTCGCCATCGGCGCCATCGTCTTCGGTATCGCCGTCGCCTGTGTCCCCTGGAAGCGCGCCGACACCATCGCCCGCCGAGACGCCGAGCGCGTCGCAGCCCAGCCCGACGGTGAAGCCCCCGCCCAGCTGGACGAACCCGACAAGATCGCGGCACCCCGCACAAGCGACAACGACCAGGAAGGGAAGGGCCACTGA
- a CDS encoding MBL fold metallo-hydrolase, whose product MTHVPVEVAPGVHRIGDELVNFYLVETAEGLVMVDAGLPAHSGRFLDAVAWVGGRLRAVVLTHAHPDHTGLAERARDKGGARVWVHEADAPILEDGPTSSVIHAPPERRLLPYLARYPSSTRSLMQLGYAGAFSSDRVREYSVFGDDEVLTEVPGQPRVLSAPGHTPGSVLVSFADRGVVFTGDTLVTEDPSVGCSGPRVVSRMSTHDSAQALESLDRLVDLPEETVLLPGHGGPFTDGPRAAVIRARATGVR is encoded by the coding sequence ATGACCCATGTGCCTGTGGAGGTCGCCCCCGGCGTGCACCGGATCGGTGACGAGCTCGTGAACTTCTACCTGGTGGAAACCGCTGAAGGTCTGGTCATGGTGGATGCCGGGCTGCCCGCGCACAGCGGCCGGTTCCTGGACGCGGTCGCCTGGGTGGGGGGACGGCTGCGCGCGGTGGTACTCACCCACGCCCACCCCGACCACACCGGGCTGGCTGAGCGCGCCCGGGACAAGGGCGGGGCCCGGGTGTGGGTGCACGAGGCGGACGCGCCCATCCTCGAGGACGGTCCGACCAGCTCGGTGATCCACGCCCCTCCCGAGCGTCGATTGCTGCCCTACCTGGCGCGCTACCCCTCCTCGACCCGGTCGCTGATGCAGTTGGGGTACGCCGGGGCGTTCAGCTCGGACCGGGTGCGCGAGTACTCGGTCTTCGGTGACGACGAGGTGTTGACGGAGGTTCCGGGACAGCCCAGGGTGCTGTCCGCGCCGGGGCACACCCCGGGCAGTGTGCTGGTGTCCTTCGCGGACCGAGGGGTGGTGTTCACGGGTGACACCCTGGTCACCGAGGACCCCAGCGTCGGCTGTTCGGGGCCGCGGGTGGTGAGCCGGATGTCCACGCACGACAGCGCCCAGGCCTTGGAGTCGTTGGATCGGTTGGTTGACCTGCCCGAGGAGACGGTGCTGTTGCCCGGGCACGGTGGGCCCTTCACCGACGGGCCCCGCGCGGCGGTGATCCGGGCCCGGGCCACGGGCGTGCGCTGA
- a CDS encoding ribonuclease Z → MSVRELVVLGTSSAVPTRRRNHNGYFLRWGDQGVLFDPGEGTQRQMRLAGLAASDITRICVTHFHGDHSLGLPGTIQRIARDQVPHPVRVAYPGAGEEYWRRLRHATSFRDTDVIVPQPVGGSGSCPVGADEPFTITALPLRHSVPAYGYRLKEPDGWRMLPERLRHFGVRGPDVSRLQREGSLELAEGRVVELADCAVPRPGQVFAFVMDTGECEQAVELAQGADMLVIESTYLDSEEHLARGYGHLTARQAGRIAARAGARLLVLTHLSERYEESEEPNFVSQAGAEFDGPVVLAADLDRISVPGRR, encoded by the coding sequence ATGTCCGTACGCGAACTCGTGGTCCTGGGGACCTCCAGCGCCGTGCCCACCCGGCGGCGCAACCACAACGGCTACTTCCTGCGTTGGGGCGACCAGGGTGTGCTGTTCGACCCGGGCGAGGGCACCCAGCGGCAGATGCGCCTGGCCGGGCTGGCCGCCAGTGACATCACCCGGATCTGTGTGACGCACTTCCACGGCGACCACAGCCTGGGGTTGCCCGGCACCATCCAGCGCATCGCCCGCGACCAGGTGCCGCACCCGGTGCGGGTGGCCTATCCCGGGGCTGGTGAGGAGTACTGGCGCCGTCTGCGCCACGCCACGTCCTTTCGCGACACCGACGTGATCGTGCCCCAGCCCGTGGGCGGGTCGGGCAGCTGCCCGGTGGGTGCGGACGAACCCTTCACCATCACGGCGCTGCCGCTGCGCCACTCGGTGCCCGCCTACGGGTACCGGCTCAAGGAACCGGACGGGTGGCGGATGCTGCCCGAGCGCCTGCGGCACTTCGGGGTGCGTGGTCCGGACGTCTCCCGGCTCCAGCGCGAGGGGTCGCTGGAACTGGCGGAGGGGCGTGTGGTGGAGCTGGCCGACTGCGCGGTGCCCCGGCCCGGTCAGGTGTTCGCCTTCGTCATGGACACCGGTGAGTGCGAGCAGGCGGTGGAGCTGGCCCAGGGGGCGGACATGCTGGTCATCGAGTCGACCTACCTGGATTCGGAGGAGCACCTGGCTCGGGGGTACGGGCACCTGACCGCGCGCCAGGCCGGGCGGATCGCCGCGCGAGCGGGGGCGCGCCTGCTGGTGCTGACTCACCTGTCCGAGCGCTATGAGGAGTCCGAGGAGCCGAACTTCGTGTCCCAGGCCGGTGCGGAGTTCGACGGGCCGGTGGTGTTGGCCGCTGACCTGGACCGGATTTCTGTTCCCGGGCGGCGCTGA
- a CDS encoding EamA family transporter, giving the protein MSASTARHRPSGMAFALASALAFGGSGVFARPLLDAGMDSLHVTWLRLAGAALILLPVAVRHWRVAQRKPLLVLAYGVFPMAGVQALYFAAIARIPVGIALLLEFLGPVLLLLWVRVVRRNRVSPAAVVGVVLAVAGLGLLLEVWAGMRLDAIGVGLALGAAAAQAAFFLLGDAMGEDTDPLAVIAFGALIATVLLGVLAQPWTLPWGLLADPLPLGALALPGWMIALWLGLVCTAIAYFTGVSAIKRLSPQVAGGVAYLEVVTAIVLAWVLLGEALTPVQILGAVVIVTGAFIAQTAVPSTPETAVAPATEQPAPNGDQPALERS; this is encoded by the coding sequence GTGTCCGCGTCCACCGCCCGCCACCGCCCCTCCGGGATGGCCTTCGCACTCGCCTCCGCCCTGGCCTTCGGCGGTTCAGGGGTCTTCGCCCGACCCCTGCTGGACGCCGGGATGGACTCCCTGCACGTGACCTGGCTGCGCCTGGCCGGGGCCGCGCTGATCCTGCTGCCCGTGGCCGTGCGGCACTGGCGCGTGGCCCAGCGAAAACCCCTGCTGGTCCTGGCCTACGGGGTGTTCCCCATGGCCGGCGTCCAAGCCCTGTACTTCGCCGCCATCGCCCGTATCCCGGTGGGGATCGCGCTGCTGCTGGAGTTCCTCGGCCCGGTACTGCTCCTGCTGTGGGTGCGGGTGGTGCGCCGCAACCGGGTCTCCCCCGCCGCCGTGGTGGGCGTGGTCCTGGCCGTGGCCGGGCTCGGCCTGCTGCTGGAGGTCTGGGCGGGGATGCGCCTGGACGCGATCGGGGTCGGCCTGGCCCTGGGCGCGGCCGCCGCCCAGGCCGCCTTCTTCCTGCTGGGGGACGCCATGGGCGAGGACACCGACCCCCTGGCGGTGATCGCTTTCGGCGCGCTGATCGCCACCGTCCTGCTGGGGGTGCTCGCCCAGCCCTGGACACTGCCCTGGGGGCTGCTCGCGGACCCGCTTCCGTTGGGCGCCCTCGCCCTGCCCGGCTGGATGATCGCGCTGTGGCTGGGCCTGGTGTGCACCGCCATCGCCTACTTCACCGGGGTCTCGGCGATCAAGAGGCTCTCCCCGCAGGTCGCGGGAGGTGTGGCCTACCTGGAGGTGGTGACCGCGATCGTGCTGGCCTGGGTACTGCTCGGCGAGGCGCTCACCCCCGTGCAGATCCTGGGCGCGGTGGTCATCGTGACCGGTGCCTTCATCGCCCAGACCGCGGTGCCGAGCACCCCGGAAACCGCAGTGGCCCCCGCCACCGAACAACCCGCCCCGAACGGGGACCAACCGGCTCTGGAACGGAGTTGA
- a CDS encoding GNAT family N-acetyltransferase produces MSSLLPHARIRDATAADAAACAEIYAPYVTDTSITFELAPPSDQQMAERITAAQLQHAWIVMEDEQGVLGYAYGGTFRARAAYQWTCEVSVYLKQGGHRRGAGRALYSELLPRLAKRGMRTAIACMTLPNDASLGLHRAMGFEDVGVMRRVGHKHGAWHDVAWAQLDLTPAP; encoded by the coding sequence ATGAGTTCCCTGCTGCCCCACGCCCGCATCCGTGACGCCACAGCCGCCGACGCCGCGGCGTGCGCCGAGATCTACGCGCCCTACGTCACCGACACCTCCATCACCTTCGAGCTGGCCCCGCCCTCGGACCAGCAGATGGCCGAACGCATCACCGCGGCCCAGCTCCAGCACGCGTGGATCGTCATGGAGGACGAACAGGGGGTGCTCGGCTACGCCTACGGGGGAACCTTCCGGGCCCGGGCCGCCTACCAGTGGACCTGCGAGGTCAGCGTCTACCTCAAACAGGGAGGACACCGCCGGGGCGCGGGCCGGGCCCTGTACTCCGAACTGCTGCCACGCCTGGCGAAGCGGGGCATGCGCACCGCCATCGCCTGTATGACCCTGCCCAACGACGCCAGCCTGGGCCTGCACCGGGCCATGGGCTTCGAGGACGTGGGCGTCATGCGCCGGGTGGGACACAAGCACGGGGCCTGGCACGACGTGGCCTGGGCCCAGCTGGACCTGACCCCGGCACCCTAG
- a CDS encoding helix-turn-helix domain-containing protein, which translates to MSDQLGPALAVTLQALRRDRGLSGTALAELSGVSRAMISRIENGDAQPTASLLGRLSGALGITLSELIAQAEQGDRRLARLDQQPVWTDPETGYRRRAVSPTSGGALELVEVELPAGARVAYPREVYTFTRHQIWVLQGTLAFREGAVEHVLERGDCLQLGAPAPCEYRNPTEESCRYLVAITRRG; encoded by the coding sequence ATGAGTGACCAACTGGGACCCGCCCTCGCCGTGACCCTGCAGGCTCTGCGCCGCGACCGAGGCCTGAGCGGCACCGCCCTGGCCGAGCTCTCCGGGGTCTCGCGCGCCATGATCAGCCGGATCGAGAACGGCGACGCCCAGCCCACCGCCTCCCTGCTGGGTCGCCTGTCCGGCGCCCTGGGCATCACCCTGTCCGAACTCATCGCCCAGGCCGAGCAGGGCGATCGCCGTCTGGCCCGACTGGACCAACAGCCCGTGTGGACCGATCCCGAGACCGGTTACCGCAGGCGAGCGGTCTCACCCACCTCCGGCGGTGCGTTGGAGTTGGTCGAGGTCGAACTCCCCGCGGGAGCGCGGGTGGCCTACCCCCGGGAGGTCTACACCTTCACCCGCCACCAGATCTGGGTGCTTCAGGGCACGCTCGCCTTCCGCGAGGGCGCGGTCGAGCACGTCCTGGAGCGGGGGGACTGCCTTCAGCTCGGCGCGCCCGCGCCCTGCGAGTACCGCAACCCGACCGAGGAGTCCTGCCGCTACCTGGTGGCCATCACCCGCCGGGGTTAG
- a CDS encoding ArsR/SmtB family transcription factor: MSRSARTTQGRQLEHPEPGQIQLETVLSALADPIRLRIVHALSLGHDDMACIAFDLPVSKSTSTHHFRVLREAGVIRQYYEGTSRMSRLREEELQERFPGLLPAVVNAQSAHQGQAPASS; this comes from the coding sequence ATGTCCAGGAGCGCACGCACCACCCAGGGTCGACAGCTGGAGCACCCCGAGCCCGGCCAGATCCAGCTGGAAACGGTGCTGAGCGCGCTCGCTGATCCGATCCGGCTGCGCATCGTGCACGCGCTCTCCCTGGGCCACGACGACATGGCCTGCATCGCCTTCGATCTCCCGGTGAGCAAGTCCACCTCGACCCACCACTTCCGGGTGCTGCGCGAAGCCGGGGTCATCCGCCAGTACTACGAGGGGACCTCCCGCATGAGCCGACTGCGCGAGGAGGAGCTACAAGAGCGCTTCCCCGGCCTGCTCCCCGCCGTGGTGAACGCCCAGAGCGCACACCAAGGACAGGCCCCGGCCAGCAGCTGA
- a CDS encoding NADH:flavin oxidoreductase/NADH oxidase: MSTLFTPLKLRSLEIPNRAWMAPMCMYSAPDHGPDTAAPTDFHLTHLASRAAGGAGLVMAEATGVRPDGRISPWDLGLWNDTQQAAFTRVTAAIRAHGSVPAIQLAHAGRKAATDKPWLGGRGLGADEGGWTTVSASAEPFEGLPTPHELTQEEIAQLVGDFAASAERALAAGFQVAEVHGAHGYLINSFLSPLANYRTDAYGGDLQGRMRLALEIVEAVREVWPEHLPVLFRTSATDWLSEDPADTRRGWTVQDTVQLAKELAARGVDLLDVSTGGMTHDARIPAGPGYQVPFAERVRAEAGIPTAAVGLILEPDQAEEIVATGRADATMLGRQLLREPYWPHRARAELGDSPSWPEQYGYAVARPRKR, translated from the coding sequence GTGAGCACCCTGTTCACCCCGCTGAAGCTGCGGTCACTGGAGATCCCCAACCGCGCCTGGATGGCTCCGATGTGCATGTACTCCGCACCCGACCATGGCCCGGACACCGCAGCGCCCACGGACTTCCACCTGACCCACCTGGCCTCCCGTGCCGCGGGCGGCGCCGGACTGGTCATGGCCGAGGCCACCGGGGTGCGCCCCGACGGCCGCATCAGCCCCTGGGACCTGGGCCTGTGGAACGACACCCAGCAGGCCGCCTTCACCCGCGTGACCGCCGCCATCCGCGCCCACGGCTCGGTCCCGGCCATCCAGCTCGCCCACGCCGGACGCAAGGCCGCCACCGACAAGCCCTGGCTCGGAGGCCGCGGGCTGGGCGCCGACGAAGGCGGCTGGACCACGGTCTCCGCCAGCGCCGAACCCTTCGAGGGGCTGCCCACCCCACACGAACTCACCCAGGAGGAGATCGCCCAGCTGGTGGGCGACTTCGCGGCCTCCGCCGAACGCGCCCTGGCCGCCGGGTTCCAGGTCGCCGAGGTCCACGGCGCCCACGGCTACCTGATCAACTCCTTCCTCTCCCCGCTGGCCAACTACCGCACCGATGCCTACGGCGGTGACCTCCAGGGCCGCATGCGCCTGGCCCTGGAGATCGTGGAGGCCGTACGAGAGGTGTGGCCCGAACACCTGCCGGTGCTCTTTCGCACCTCGGCCACCGACTGGCTCAGCGAGGACCCTGCGGACACACGCCGGGGGTGGACGGTCCAGGACACCGTGCAGCTGGCCAAGGAGCTCGCCGCCCGGGGTGTGGACCTGCTCGACGTCTCCACCGGCGGCATGACCCACGACGCCCGCATCCCCGCCGGGCCCGGCTACCAGGTGCCCTTCGCCGAACGCGTGCGCGCCGAGGCAGGCATCCCCACCGCCGCCGTGGGACTCATCCTCGAACCCGACCAGGCCGAGGAGATCGTGGCCACCGGACGGGCCGACGCCACCATGCTCGGCCGCCAGCTGCTGCGCGAGCCCTACTGGCCCCACCGCGCTCGCGCCGAACTCGGGGACAGCCCTTCCTGGCCCGAGCAGTACGGCTACGCCGTGGCACGACCCAGGAAGCGCTGA
- a CDS encoding phosphotransferase family protein, translated as MAVGPQGRKQDREQDQPLSGGMMNTVLRRGDRVVRTAPPHAPALQEYLTALTASGFEGAPRPLALHEDGTEELTFVEGDVAVPPFPAWATEDWVVSASARLLRRYHDAARHVPFDTGAAWPTDLSDPEGGTLLCHNDPCLENLVFRDGAGHALIDFDLAAPGRPVWDLAALAFYMGPTLPPEVLAESEFARAEVLHRLSLLAEGYGMSAGDRRALPEAIEQYNEVSRVFVKSMLDQGNPLFVEIVEQAGGWPAWERVKDRRSAWLEEQRPAFLKALVA; from the coding sequence ATGGCCGTCGGCCCCCAAGGGCGAAAACAGGACCGGGAACAGGACCAGCCGCTCAGCGGCGGCATGATGAACACCGTCTTGCGCCGCGGCGACCGGGTCGTGCGCACTGCCCCGCCCCATGCCCCCGCCCTGCAGGAGTACCTGACCGCCCTGACCGCGAGCGGGTTCGAGGGGGCTCCCCGGCCGCTGGCCCTGCACGAGGACGGCACCGAAGAGCTCACCTTCGTCGAGGGAGACGTGGCCGTCCCGCCCTTCCCCGCCTGGGCCACTGAGGACTGGGTGGTGAGCGCCTCGGCCCGGCTGCTGCGCCGCTACCACGATGCCGCCCGACACGTGCCCTTCGACACCGGCGCGGCCTGGCCCACCGACCTGAGCGACCCCGAGGGCGGCACGCTGCTGTGCCACAACGATCCGTGCCTGGAGAACCTGGTCTTCCGTGACGGCGCGGGCCACGCCCTGATCGACTTCGACCTGGCCGCCCCGGGCCGCCCGGTGTGGGATCTGGCCGCGCTGGCCTTCTACATGGGACCCACACTGCCCCCGGAGGTGCTCGCCGAGTCGGAGTTCGCCCGGGCCGAGGTCCTGCACCGGCTGAGCCTGCTCGCCGAGGGCTACGGCATGTCCGCCGGGGACCGCCGGGCGTTGCCCGAGGCCATCGAGCAGTACAACGAGGTCTCCCGCGTCTTCGTCAAGAGCATGCTCGACCAGGGCAACCCGCTCTTCGTCGAGATCGTGGAGCAGGCGGGCGGCTGGCCCGCGTGGGAACGCGTCAAGGACCGCCGCAGCGCCTGGCTGGAAGAGCAGCGTCCCGCCTTCCTCAAGGCCTTGGTCGCCTGA
- a CDS encoding WYL domain-containing protein has protein sequence MGRGSAHDPVAAAQDGVHHAAAERLVLFPVLFSPLGADGHSRCPLPREVRGTRKTRGAPRLNNLLPWLTPDQGFSSQADLLLFPSPVGAGPLDAQGWVETDLEVETDTVAVGDLLSLGAQAEVLGPAELRQALAREVAALAARYPDSL, from the coding sequence ATGGGGCGGGGCAGTGCGCACGACCCGGTCGCCGCGGCGCAAGACGGTGTTCATCATGCCGCCGCTGAGCGGCTGGTCCTGTTCCCGGTCCTGTTTTCGCCCTTGGGGGCCGACGGCCATAGCCGGTGTCCCTTACCTCGCGAAGTCCGCGGCACCAGGAAAACCCGTGGTGCGCCAAGGCTGAACAATCTACTGCCCTGGCTGACCCCGGACCAGGGATTTTCGTCTCAAGCCGATCTCCTCCTCTTTCCATCCCCGGTAGGTGCGGGGCCGCTGGACGCCCAGGGGTGGGTGGAGACGGACCTGGAGGTGGAGACCGACACGGTGGCGGTCGGCGATCTGCTCAGCCTGGGAGCGCAGGCCGAGGTTCTGGGACCGGCAGAGCTCCGGCAGGCCCTGGCCCGGGAGGTCGCGGCTCTGGCCGCGCGCTACCCGGACTCGCTCTGA
- a CDS encoding GNAT family N-acetyltransferase — protein sequence MSRTSPEPLAPLIRRWQRGWGLASALAPAAEADGALHVDLGRPGRKTERIVLDADQHPERLRSLAARVAAAAEPDWLTVPTNDPERTVRLVREAGLVADPDHEAFMSADLTAHPTPGAPAPYAARLSEEHVVAGRAAVFRAHLSVPGITRAAGGVGALVNTDLVVHAIRTEPDHRRRGLGSAVLGALVARAREHGAEKGLLVSTPQGHGLYSRLGWRVRASVVVAHRAP from the coding sequence ATGAGCCGAACCTCCCCTGAGCCCCTGGCCCCGCTGATCCGCCGTTGGCAGCGCGGGTGGGGGCTGGCCTCGGCTCTGGCGCCCGCAGCGGAAGCCGACGGTGCCCTGCACGTGGACCTGGGACGGCCGGGCCGAAAGACGGAGCGGATCGTGCTCGACGCCGACCAGCACCCGGAGCGGCTTCGGTCTCTGGCCGCCCGGGTCGCCGCCGCAGCGGAGCCGGACTGGCTGACGGTACCCACCAACGACCCGGAACGGACGGTCCGGCTGGTGCGAGAGGCCGGTCTGGTGGCGGACCCCGACCACGAGGCGTTCATGAGCGCGGACCTGACCGCACACCCCACCCCCGGTGCTCCGGCCCCCTACGCCGCCCGGCTGAGTGAGGAACACGTGGTTGCGGGGCGTGCGGCGGTGTTCAGAGCCCACCTGTCCGTACCCGGCATCACGAGAGCGGCCGGCGGGGTCGGGGCGTTGGTGAACACCGACCTGGTGGTCCACGCCATCAGGACCGAACCGGACCACCGCCGACGCGGACTGGGTTCGGCGGTGCTGGGGGCCCTGGTCGCCCGGGCCCGGGAACACGGGGCCGAGAAGGGCCTGTTGGTCTCCACACCGCAGGGGCACGGACTGTACTCGCGGCTGGGGTGGCGGGTACGGGCCAGTGTGGTGGTCGCACACCGCGCGCCCTGA